The nucleotide sequence GCGCCTGGTTCGCGTTCTGCTCCACCAGCAGGACCGTCGTGCCCTGCTTGTTGATCTCCGTCACGATCGAGAAGATCTGCCGGATGAACTGCGGCGCCAGACCCATCGACGGCTCGTCCAGGAGCAGGAGCCGCGGGTTCGACATCAGCGCGCGTCCGATGGCGAGCATCTGCTGCTCGCCACCCGACATCGTGCCGCCGACCTGCGTCTTCCGCTCGGCGAGTCGCGGGAACAGCGCGAACACCCGGTCGAAGTCCTCGCCCATCTTCGAGCGGTCCTTGCGGCCGAACGCACCCATGTCGAGGTTCTCCATGACCGTCATACCCGGGAAGATGCCCCGGCCCTCCGGCGCCTGCGAGATGCCCCGGACGACGCGGATGTGCGCCTTCATCTTGGTGATGTCCTCGCCGTCGAACAGGATGGACCCCTTCGACGGGTTCAGGATGCCCGAGATCGTCTTCATGGTCGTCGACTTGCCTGCGCCGTTCGCACCGATCAGGCTGACGATCTCGCCTTCATCGACCGAGAAGGACATGTCGTGGATGGCCTCGATCCGGCCGTACGAAACGCTGATGTTCTTCAGCTCAAGCAACGTCATCTTCGGGCTCCCCGAGGTAGGCGGCGATCACGCGAGGGTCGTTCCGGATGGCCTCCGGAGTGTCATCGGCGATCTTGCGTCCGAATTCCAGCACGACGATCCGGTCGGTCACTCCCATGACCAGCTTCATGTCGTGTTCGATCAGCAGAACGGTGTACCCGTCGGCCCGGATGGTGCGGATGAGCTCCATGAGCTCCTCCTTCTCCGCCGGGTTGAAGCCGGCGGCCGGCTCGTCGAGGCACAGCACCTTCGGGTCGGTCGCGAGCGCGCGGGCGATCTCCAGACGACGCTGGTAGCCGTACGGCAGGGACCGCGACAGCGAGCCCGCCTGGTCGGCGATGCCGACGAACTCGAGCAGGGCCATGCCGCGCTCGATCGACGACTTCTCCTCGCGCGTGTGCCGCGGGAGGCGCAGCAGCGCGCCGGGGACCGACGTGCGGTGTCGCGCATCAAGTCCGACCACGACGTTCTCGAGCGCCGTCATCTCACCGAACAGCCGGATGTTCTGGAACGTCCGCGAGAGACCGAGCCGGGTGATCTGGTGCTGCTTGCGGCCCTTGATCGTCTGGCCCTCCAGCAGCACGTCGCCGCTGGTCGGCTTGTAGACGCCCGTCATGGCGTTGAAGCAGGTCGTCTTGCCTGCGCCGTTCGGGCCGATCAGACCGAGGATCTCACCGCGGCGGATGTCGAAGGTGACATCGTCGAGGGCCGTCAGGCCGCCGAACTTCACCGTGAGGTTGCGCACCTCGACGATGTTCTCGCCGACCTCGACCGCGATCTCGCGGTCGGGCGCTGCAGCCTCGGCGACCTCCAGGTCGATGCCCGCGGCCTCCAGTTCGTCCTCGTTCACGCCGAGGGCCGGCTCCTCCTCCGGAACCGTGTTCTGTGCATCCGTCATCGTGCGCCTCCCTTCGCGCTGCCATCCGCATCCAATGCCCCGCTGTCGACGACCGGAGTGGCCCCGGTCCGCGGGCCCGGACGTCCCTTCGCTGCGTCCGCCACCCGGCGATACGCATGCCTGCCATACGCCAGCAGTTTCTGCCGCGCCGGGAACAGTCCCTGCGAGCGGAAGATCATGATGAGCACGAGGGCGATACCGAAGATCAGGTACTTGTAGTCGGCGATGACGGTGAACCGCAGCGGGATGTACGCCACGATCGCGCCGCCGAGCATGGCGCCGACCTTGTTGCCCGCGCCGCCGAGGACGACGGCCGCGAGGAACAGGATCGAGGTCTGCACGTCGAACTTCTGGTTGTTCACGAAGCCGACCTGACCGGCGAACAGCGCACCGGAGAGGCCGCCGACGCCGGCGCCGATCGCGAACGCCCACACCTTGTACTTGAAGGTCGGGACGCCCATGATCTCCGCCGCGTCCTCGTCCTCGCGGATCGCGACCCAGGCGCGGCCGACGCGGCTGCGCTCCAGGTTGCCGACCAGCAGCAGGATCACGATGATGACGGTGATCGTCAGCCAGTACCACGGCACGCCGTTGGAGTTGGAGAAGATCGGGATGCCGTCGGCGTTCTCCCCCGGCGGGTGGCCGACGTTCTGGAAGCCGACCTGGCCCTTCATCGCCGGGATGATCGTCGCAAGGATGCGGACGATCTCACCGAAGCCGAGCGTCACGATCGCCAGATAGTCGCCGCGGAGCCGGAGCGTCGGGACACCGAGGATGATGCCGAACGTCATCGTCACCGCGATGGCGACCGGGATCGTCCACAGGTACGGGATCTTCACGAACGGCGAGTCGGGGCTGGTCAGCATCGCCGCCGTGTACGACCCGACCGCGAAGAACGCGACGTAGCCGAGGTCGAGCAGGCCGGCGTATCCGACCACCACGTTCAGGCCGATCGCGATGAGCGCGTAGACCGCCATCGAGAAGCAGGCCAGCGCCCAGTCGTTGCCGGGAGCGGTGGAGAGCGGGAAGAAGTTCAGGTACGGCAGGGCGTAGGCGAGGGCCACCACGATGAGCAGCCAGGCCCACTGCACGGCGCGCGGGAGGTTGTTCCAGCGGTCGCGGAGCTGACCGAACGGGCCGGTGCTGCGCTTGCCGCGGGACGCCTCGAGGGCGTCGACCGCCTGCTCTTCGCGAGCATCGGGCAGGACCCTGGGTCCTTCTGACATGCTCATGCGCGGCTCCTTCCGAGCGAGGTGCCGAGAATGCCGCTCGGCTTGATCAGCAGCACCAGGACGAGGACCACGAAGGCCACGACGTCCGTCCACTGCGAGTCACCGAGGAGGATCTGGCCGTAGTTTCCGATCACGCCGAGCAGCAGACCGCCGAGCAGCGCGCCGCGGACGTTGCCGATGCCGCCGAGGACGGCCGCGGCGAATGCCTTGACGCCGAGGATGAATCCGCCGTTGTAGATCACGCCGGAGGGGACCAGCATCACGTAGAACAGCGCCGCGGCGCCGGCGAGGATACCGCCGGTGATGAAGGTGATCTGGATGATCCGCTCCTTGTTCACGCCCATCAGCGTCGCGGTGTCCGGGTCCTGCGCGACCGCGCGGATACCGCGGCCGGTACGGGTGCGTCGGATGAACCAGTCGGTCGCGATCATGAGGATCACCGACGCGATGACGATGATCAGCTGCTGGCTGTTCACGATCGTCCCGAACACATCGAAGATGGGCTGCGGAATGAACATGGTCACCGAAGGCTCGGCGTTCGCGCCACGGATCAGGAAGATCCCGTACTGGATCGCGAACGAGGCGCCGATGGCCGTGATGAGGAACACCAGGCGTGGGGCGTTGCGTTTTCGCAGCGGCCGGTAGGCGACGCGTTCCAGGAGCCAGGCCGTGACGGCCGAGGCCAGCACACCGACGATGAGCGCCAGGATGAGGTCCCCGACGATGGCGCCGGCGCTCAGATTCGGCGCGCTCGGACCGAAACCGAGCGTCGTGAGGGTCACGACGACGCCGTAGGCGCCGACGATGAAGACCTCGGAGTGGGCGAAGTTGATCAGGTTCAGCACACCGTAGACCAGCGTGTAGCCGACGGCGATGAGGCCGTAGACAGCGCCGAAGGTGAGCCCGTCGAACG is from Leifsonia sp. 466MF and encodes:
- a CDS encoding ABC transporter ATP-binding protein, which gives rise to MTLLELKNISVSYGRIEAIHDMSFSVDEGEIVSLIGANGAGKSTTMKTISGILNPSKGSILFDGEDITKMKAHIRVVRGISQAPEGRGIFPGMTVMENLDMGAFGRKDRSKMGEDFDRVFALFPRLAERKTQVGGTMSGGEQQMLAIGRALMSNPRLLLLDEPSMGLAPQFIRQIFSIVTEINKQGTTVLLVEQNANQALARAHRGFVLETGVITRAGTGKELLADPAIKEAYLGVA
- a CDS encoding branched-chain amino acid ABC transporter permease; translated protein: MSMSEGPRVLPDAREEQAVDALEASRGKRSTGPFGQLRDRWNNLPRAVQWAWLLIVVALAYALPYLNFFPLSTAPGNDWALACFSMAVYALIAIGLNVVVGYAGLLDLGYVAFFAVGSYTAAMLTSPDSPFVKIPYLWTIPVAIAVTMTFGIILGVPTLRLRGDYLAIVTLGFGEIVRILATIIPAMKGQVGFQNVGHPPGENADGIPIFSNSNGVPWYWLTITVIIVILLLVGNLERSRVGRAWVAIREDEDAAEIMGVPTFKYKVWAFAIGAGVGGLSGALFAGQVGFVNNQKFDVQTSILFLAAVVLGGAGNKVGAMLGGAIVAYIPLRFTVIADYKYLIFGIALVLIMIFRSQGLFPARQKLLAYGRHAYRRVADAAKGRPGPRTGATPVVDSGALDADGSAKGGAR
- a CDS encoding branched-chain amino acid ABC transporter permease, whose protein sequence is MLETLLLHPALDSSWINFDVNALVQNFWSATFDGLTFGAVYGLIAVGYTLVYGVLNLINFAHSEVFIVGAYGVVVTLTTLGFGPSAPNLSAGAIVGDLILALIVGVLASAVTAWLLERVAYRPLRKRNAPRLVFLITAIGASFAIQYGIFLIRGANAEPSVTMFIPQPIFDVFGTIVNSQQLIIVIASVILMIATDWFIRRTRTGRGIRAVAQDPDTATLMGVNKERIIQITFITGGILAGAAALFYVMLVPSGVIYNGGFILGVKAFAAAVLGGIGNVRGALLGGLLLGVIGNYGQILLGDSQWTDVVAFVVLVLVLLIKPSGILGTSLGRSRA
- a CDS encoding ABC transporter ATP-binding protein; translated protein: MTDAQNTVPEEEPALGVNEDELEAAGIDLEVAEAAAPDREIAVEVGENIVEVRNLTVKFGGLTALDDVTFDIRRGEILGLIGPNGAGKTTCFNAMTGVYKPTSGDVLLEGQTIKGRKQHQITRLGLSRTFQNIRLFGEMTALENVVVGLDARHRTSVPGALLRLPRHTREEKSSIERGMALLEFVGIADQAGSLSRSLPYGYQRRLEIARALATDPKVLCLDEPAAGFNPAEKEELMELIRTIRADGYTVLLIEHDMKLVMGVTDRIVVLEFGRKIADDTPEAIRNDPRVIAAYLGEPEDDVA